The nucleotide window GGGGATCTTCATGCAATTGGAGTAGCTCATAATTTAGTTTCTGCAATAATTGATAATCATTTGAAATTTGGAAATGAATTAAACATAGATATAACAAAAATTATATGGAAAAGAGTTGTAGATATGAATGACAGAGCTCTAAGAAATACAGTTATAGGACTTGGAGGAAAAGCTTCAGGAATTCCTAGGGAAAATTCATATCAAATAACAGTTGCCTCAGAAATTATGGCATCCCTTTGTTTAGCAACTTCCCTAAAGAATTTAAAGGAAAGAATAGGGAAAATTATTTTTGCCTATGATGTAAATGGGAAACCATTAAGTATTTCCCAACTAAAAGTTACAGGTGCAGTTACTGCTCTTTTAAAGGAAGCTATAAAACCAAATTTAGTTCAAACTTTGGAAAACACACCTGTTTTAATTCACGGAGGACCCTTTGCAAATATAGCCCATGGATGTAATTCTGTTCTAGCTACAAAAATGGCATTGAAACTAAGTGATTATGCTATTACAGAGGCTGGATTTGCTGCAGATTTAGGAGCTGAAAAGTTTTTAGATATTAAATGTAGACAAGCAGGGCTATCTCCAAATTGTGTAGTTTTAGTTGCAACAGTTAGAGCGTTAAAACATCACGGTGGAGCAAAAGATTTAGGAATAGAAGATTTAGAAGCTCTATCAAAGGGACTTGAAAACTTAGATAAACATATAGAAAATATGAAAAAGTATAACTTACCAGTTGTAGTTGCTATGAATAGATTTTTAAGTGACACAGAGGAAGAATTTAAGTTAATTATAGAAAGATGTAAAAAACATAATGTGAAAGTTGCCCTATGTGATGTTTGGGAAAAGGGTGGAAAAGGTGGAGAAGAATTAGCTAAATTAGTTGTAGAAGAAATTGCAAATAACACTGAAAAATATTCACCAATATATGATTTAAAGGACACACCAATTAAGAAAATAGAAACTATAGTTAAAGAAATATATGGTGGAGATGGTGTTGAGTATTCAGTAAAAGCTAAAAAAATGTTTAAATTAATAGAAGAAAATGGATATAATGACCTTCCAATTTGTGTATCAAAAACTCAAAAATCCCTATCAGATAATGCTAAGCTATTAGGAAGACCTAGTGGATTTACTGTTACTATTAATGATATAAAAATAGCTGCAGGAGCAGGATTTATAATTGCCATGGCAGGGGACATAATAGATATGCCAGGATTACCAAAAAAACCAGCTGCACAGTTAATAGATATTGACGATGATGGTAAAATAACAGGATTATTTTAATTGGTTATATATTTTAAACTACAAAAAAGGATAGAAAGTTTTTGCTTCTATCCTTTTTTATTTAAATATCTTTAATAAAAACATTTTGAAAACATAAATAATTATGATATAATTTACATTGAAAGAAGAAAATATAAAATAGCGCCAGAACTTATAATTTTATAAGTTGACGAGGACTAAGGTTATCGAAACATTCGGCGGATGCCTTAGAGGTGGTTACAACCATTATTTTTAAAACTATAAAGTGATTTATAGGACAAAGAAATAATTGTAACATTCTTCTAAATATAACATTACTAAAGTATGAATATACTAGTTTTAGTATACTTAATAATGTTGTATTAAAATTTTAGGAGGAAGAAATATG belongs to Fusobacterium sp. IOR10 and includes:
- a CDS encoding formate--tetrahydrofolate ligase, with protein sequence MKTDIQIAQEANILNINDIAKKVGIPEDKYDQYGKYKAKIDLSLLKDMEDKKDGNLILVTAITPTPAGEGKSTVSVGLTEALNGLGYSSIAALREPSLGPVFGMKGGATGGGYSQVIPMEDINLHFTGDLHAIGVAHNLVSAIIDNHLKFGNELNIDITKIIWKRVVDMNDRALRNTVIGLGGKASGIPRENSYQITVASEIMASLCLATSLKNLKERIGKIIFAYDVNGKPLSISQLKVTGAVTALLKEAIKPNLVQTLENTPVLIHGGPFANIAHGCNSVLATKMALKLSDYAITEAGFAADLGAEKFLDIKCRQAGLSPNCVVLVATVRALKHHGGAKDLGIEDLEALSKGLENLDKHIENMKKYNLPVVVAMNRFLSDTEEEFKLIIERCKKHNVKVALCDVWEKGGKGGEELAKLVVEEIANNTEKYSPIYDLKDTPIKKIETIVKEIYGGDGVEYSVKAKKMFKLIEENGYNDLPICVSKTQKSLSDNAKLLGRPSGFTVTINDIKIAAGAGFIIAMAGDIIDMPGLPKKPAAQLIDIDDDGKITGLF